AAGATGGGCAACCCAAATAACCACAGCcaaaatgtaaagaaaataattatgcAAAGATCTCTGCTTCTAGAATGAAAAGCAAATAAAGTGTAAAACAAAACGTGCACAAGCAATAGTTTGTAACTTGACCACTTACATTTGGCTGAGGGAAAAAGCTTGTTCTTGGGACTTTAAATTTGTATGCGGGCTCTGAAAAGAAAATTGCAATTAGAAAACTCATGAGTAAGATGCCAAAAGGTACATGATCAACAACTGGAATAGAGACGGTCTAAACGACTCAGTTGACACATGGATGTCTGTTTATTCGATTTGAAATCAATAATAATTCTCTCTCAAGGACTGAATAAGTGCTATAATGCAACTGAATTTTTGCACCTAGGTAAATTACCCCTCAGCACAAATTTGGCTAACCTTATGTACATAGATTAGGTTTTgtctataattaattagaaaattattactGAACAAGGAGAAAATTGGAGTGATGTATCAACGGAGTCATACATACAGAGACTCTATTAATGTCAATCTTTCTATGGAATATGAAGATCttcttctaaaatttcattgcaAATTAGCACAGAGCTCAGAAGCATATGGCAATACTAGGTATGAACTGACCGAAGCAATTTATATGTTATGTTGTTTATTCAACAGGTAATAATATGGTGAAATACCTGAATAAAAATTGACAAAGATATTGATGGGTCTGTACTCAGATGTCCGCAAGGATGGTTTCACTAAGCGCATGGCTGTCTCCTCCTGAAATTAGTCAACAGTTACAGTGACATTAAAAGGCAAACCTTTTATATGATTCACACTCACAGGCCAAAACTATGATAAAGTAAAGGCATAATGTCTATATACATCAATTCAAACTAGGTAGTTTATTTTGTCTGCATATCCATTATCAAAGCTCTTGTTACTTCAGAAAATATTACAACCTGAAGCAAGAGAACAACTTCAGAAAAAATGTCACCCATCGGAAGAAGTTGCTTGATGACATCTGTACTTATATTAAAAGGTATGTTGGCAACAACCTACAAAAAAAAAGCTGTGAATATAGATGAAAATACATCTAAAGCtaacagaagaaaaagatgagagAAAAATGTACACAACTTGAACCTCAAAACACCGAGCAACTGATTATAAATCCAAATTTGGGACCCAAATgcaacatatatgtatataactatatataaactatactACAAAATCTTAATTGTTGACAGCTTCTGCAAAGGGACTAGTGGATTTTCTCACCTTAGCATAAGCTGCATTTGCATTTGATGATTCTCTACTCTCCAACAATGACAACATATGAGAGCGGATATGACATTTGACGAAATTTTCTTGCAAGACCTAGAGAATTTAGTTGGTGAGATGACAATCTGAACAGTAGAGctattcaatttaaaaagaaGCCATCACTAACACCAACAACAGCAGGCAAGTATATCACCTTGAACCGCTCTGTACTAGCGAATCTTTCAGTTACCAGTCCCACCATATGGGGATCCTGTATTTCACAAAAAATGTCTGTATCATAAAGAATtattgaaatgaaaagaaaaatatataatataataccaatttcatacacacacacacagacaTATAAAGCAGAAACATATACACTAGAAAACGGGTATTAACACTCAGCCAACTAGTTAATGAACATTAACTTCacttattttcaataattcaaaataaaaatcaataattaagcCTAATTTAATCTACCATATAATGAAATCATAATTTCGCTACCTTCTCTATGGCAAGGACCGTGGCACCAGCATTTATCAGTACATTGGTCAAGGAACCGGTTCCAGGTCCAATCTCTAACACCAAATCTCCTTCTTGGATATTAGCAGCGCCTACAAGTTGGTCGTTTATTTCAGAATTCAACATGTAATGCTGCAAAATCAAAACACACCATTAATGCCTACGAAGTGTTAGACAAATATCCCCAATGAACGTAACATGAATGTGACCAAGACCTGGCCGAGAGATTTTCTGGGAAAACGGCCTTTGGAATTAAGGGCTTTAAGGGTGGCGTGATAGTCATCTTGGCTTCTTGCACAAACTATGCATGCTGCTCTCTTTTTAGCTCCGCAGGTGCCACTGTACGCAGCCGGAAGCGTAGACTTGTGTCGGTTTGTTAAGGGAGGATTTGGGAAGAGAAATGATATGGCCATGGAAATACTCACTTACTCTTAGTTTACTTCTTTTAATCCAAACATAAACCCAGTAAGAATTTATCCATGTAAAGGTACAGATAACAAAATGCTTACTCCCTCCCTCCGTCTCTACCAGCTTGAAGCCAACTTAAGAAGTAAATTACTTGTCCATGTAAAGGACCAGATGACGTGTCGTGCTGTCCATAAGATACGAAACGGCAAGTCATCTACTTGATGACTTTTAGTTTCAAGCTTTACAGTTACGGATGACACCTCGTACACAAGATTTTTATTGAAGaaccactaaaaaaaaaattagtgaatGTATATCTATAATAACTATCAATTTGGATATTAATATCataagatttgaataatttcatattaaagataaattaatattcaaataatatataattattaatacttgATTTAATGCTTATTATAAGAGgatgtaatattattataatatatatatatatatataaattaaaaaaaaaaaaacttgaccTTTAGTGGTTTTAAGTTCCCCATTATTTGATGTGTACTTTAAGTATATAAGATTGGGTATAACTCTACGCAagtgaataaaatatttttaaaatgatttattctAAAGTTCAAGAGTCTAGTAATGATagtatttatagaataaattatcttttttaccTCTACAGTAAAATTACAcgtgatatattatctgtaatCTTTGAAGACTGAAttagtatattaaaaaaatcgtGGTATAAAGATAGTATTATCAGATCTTgttttctcattattttttgGATGAAGAggattttatatgtattttgagttaaatttgcCTATAAGTACACGGTAAATCCTTATGTCTTAGTTAATTTTTTGGTGCCGTTATTCCGATAGTTTGCCAAAACCGTGTTAACTAGTACAACTAACGGGTAACAACTCTGGATATTTTGGATTTTCAAGTATTCCACATTCCTTAATCAAAAGACAGAAGCAAAGGTAATTTTTCACCAAACAGTGGGTATGGCATGGCCAGAAGCACTGCATTAATGAAACAGACTTCTCAAGTCAAAATAACAAACTATCCCACATTCAACCAGTCACTTCAGAACCATCAAAATTGAACAAATATGAAACTGGAAGAAAAACACATTGATGTACCATACATCATTAAAATCTTTGTCAAGGAACTTTAGCCACATCAAAGTCTCCAAAAACTATCATCTACTTTATCATGTGGTACAACAAGGTTCCGTTGTTGTTTTCTCTCTTCTACTTGTTTCAATGCTGTTGACTTGACCTTAGCTTTAACTTTCAAAGCCAGGGTCTAGAAAATCGGATAAAGCCATGAAAATATCTTCTCCATTAGAATCTTCCATTGGCTGAAAATCTGCCGACTTTCCAGCAAAACCAGAACAGGGATAAGTAGAATCTACCAGGTTGTTGGATAGTGTCTGTTGCCCGTGTTTACAATTTGGCCCTACATGATTAAAAGAATGGGTATTACCAAGAAAAGGCATAGACAAGCAACCGCTGACATCCTTTGGCTCATAGTTATAGCTTccaaattttggttgaaaagacGTCAAGGATTGCATCTCCTGAACTTGATATGAGTCTCCCTGTAAATccattgtagatagattgaatGCTGCAAGATTTGATTCATCATAATCCATGTTCATGgtgttttttaaatcttgtttCCGTTTTAAGGCAAGGCGGTATTTCTGCAAAAAATCATACATATATAACAGAATCTTTGGTCACACCACAGTTCCATAAGATCACTGAAATAACAGATACCTGTTACTTGTAGAGAACACACCTGTAAATGGCTGgaaatattttctttccttaGACCTGGGACATTCATATACTGAAGTATTTTCTTTGGATGTGCTCCTGAATCAatataagatgaaaaatagattactagGCTATTATCGGTAGCaaccaatttaataaatacacaTTTTGAAAATCAATCCCAGAAACACCGTACCATCAATGCCGAGCACTCTAATAGCTTGTAAGAATCTATTATGTAGCTCTTCAGTCCAAATTAGCTTTGGCTTCTTAAGGACAGATGAATTATCAACATCTTTCTCCATCTCTTTTTGTTCTTCCCTTCTCGCTCTTTTTGAGATTATTTGGCTTTCAGTATCATGTTCTGATGAAATGCTACTTAACTCTTCAGAAGCCATTGTTCTATCTGTTTTCTTCATGAAAGTAAATTGCCAGAGGTTTCTAATATCATTCATGGTGACTGGCTTCACAAGATAAAATGCAGCCCCTTTAAACAGGCAACCTAACATGTCATTTTCCTTGTCGTCAGCTGACATGACTATGTTATGAATGAAAACAAATATTgtcagagaaaaaaaatatatatatttgcagcAAAAAATTGAGAAAGCATAACAGGACTACTGGAGGCTACTTACTAACAACTGGTAATTTAGACATTTCTCCCACTGTCTCAAGGAGCTCATATTTGTCCATATCAGGTAAGTGAGCCTCAGCCAGGACAAGGTTGAGTTCACCTTCTCTCTCCCGGATAATGCATAATCCATCAGTGGCTCGCTTGGCAGTGAAGACTGCAAATTAAGACAGTTAAAATTTTGTCACAAGGTGAAGGCAAGagaaattatcataattacaaTCTCACAACCCCAACAAAGCGAAAAGGGGTAAACACTGAATATGGATTTTAAAGCATTTAAATGATTTGACTGTTGAATCTTTAAGATGAAGAATTAGAAAACATTAACCTTTGAACTTATGTGAACCATTAGTCTTTGTCAACCAACAAAGCTAAAAAGAGATGTGAAACACTCAAGTTTTATGATATTGTTATGGCACAATCCAGAGTGTTAGTACATCAAAAACCACCTAGAAATGGGAAAGTTAATACATATTCCTGATAAAGAACCCCTGATCCATAGTCGCTTAAGAACAATTACTTCATTTATGGTGAAATAGTAGTCTCCCTCATATTCAAGAAtctaaaataaaagagaaaaacaagcAAATTCAACTGCTTACCTTTATATCCATATTTAAGCAGCATTTTTGATAGAATTGTAAGACATAGAGAATCACTATCCACAAGCAAAACACCAACAATTTCTGGTAGTAGTATATCAGAACCACTTGAATCCACTGTGATTGCCTCCTTGCTGTTCATGGCATAGGCAGTTTGATCTCACACGACACCATAAAACTTGAGTAAATATTGTATCCTGTGAGATGGTTTTTATATGTGTAAATTCTAAACACTCCTTTGTAAATTGccatataaaattatcataaatttaattgtactTTTCATATGACTAATAATAGCAATCAAAACTCACTGGTACAGTTTAGATTGGTAACCAATGATTGCTAACCAAAATAAATGGAAGTCCAGAACACGTATAATTAATATCTGATAATGAATTGCCATAAATTCCAaggaaacattcaaaaacattttgGAGAGCCATAAAAGGATAATTTTACTCATGTATATTTTACCTGGCTTGCTCTACAGCCAATTCCATATACAGCAGTGCACATTACTTGCCATTAAGGCTGccatactaaaaaaaaaagatattatcatGAGGGCCTAACATGgcatatatatgaatatattataaatagcTTGCCTTCCAAGGGCAATTTTTTTGTCTGTTGTGTAACAGCAATGCATTGACTTGCTCAAATACAGTCGTGACTGAagacttgaaattttttaatttcttccagCCTAACCCAAGCCTCTGTGTTTTCGAAATTTCCGCCTGCTGCTGGTCAAATATAAATTGCTGGCCGTGTATTGTGTGTGGTGGTTGCGCGTGTTATGACATAACCGGCACACACAATACACAACCAGCAACACACACACAACACACAGATCACAGTTGCCCAGAATTTGACACAGTTATGACAGAAAAGGGAAAATTCCTCTACTGCAATTATATTCACAATAGATAGCAGTAAATATAGAGTCTCAATACAACTGAAATCAGCAAAACAACATAAATCAACAAGATAACCAGCTCTTCGAGGAGCTGGGACCTTCCTCAGCCAAAGACTGCCCACACCAGTTTCTCGATTTGTTTTTCCTTGGCCCCTTTCTCTCCTTTGTCCCCTTTTTATATCAATCCAACAAATTTCTCCAGTCTCCATTCCAAGCAACCCTCGTGTATTTGCCCCCACCATTTGGAATCTTTAAAAATCTCAGCCAGCCCACATTTTCTCCCTGGTTTGTTCCCCTGGTGGCAGTCCCACGTCTCTAGCTGTACACCTTGAATGTAGGGGCTGTAACAGAATTTAATCAAAGTATCACTACATAAATCAACCTGGTGAAAAATAGAGCTTTAGACTTCAGTTCCTGCACCACTAGTAGATGCATCAGTGCAGATACAGTAAGCAGGTCAGCAACTTATGAAGAGAGATAATGACTTAATACAGAGatttctggaaaaaaaaaaaaaaaacaaacattacTACATCATGTTAGACTTTGATTACAAAAATCTCTGGCTCATGTTCTTATGAAAAGACATTGCAAAGACTGAGGGCAATTTTTTAACATCTCTAAATCAAAAGAGGTCAGAGGAAACCTCAGAACATCCTAGTTAAATAAAAGGCGGCGCCTTGCAGACTTGGAAAGGTTGGGGCTTGACTGTTTCCTCTTCCCTTTGAATGTCTGATCACTCTGACTATGGGAATTCTTGGTTAAATCTTCTCCTGAATTTGCCTGAAGTTGTACTTTGGTTGAGCGATAAAAATCAGTAATGCTAAGCTGTACACCCTTTGGGTGTGGAGATTCTACTCTTTTACTGGACCCTTCAGATCCTAACcttgaatcttcttttcttttcagtCCTTTCAATTCCTGTTAAtttcaagagcaaaaccaaTAATCTCAGAACAGCTCCAGAGCCTCAGATTTCCaggcaaaagaaaagaaattaaggTTATACCTTTTCTCGCAAAAATGTATTAACTTGCTTTGGGAATGCAGAATGCACAAGATCCATATTTTCATCTGTCAGCAAAAACCAGCACCCATCATCAACATAAATCTGAGGGCTATTTGATTCATCCAACAGATCAATGAATTCATTGACTTCTATGCACTCTTGATGCAACTCCGAATCTTCAACAGAAACAGCATACATGGCATTGCCCATTGCACATGCAGCTTTTTTCCACTTGACCACATAAGATTGATGTCCATATCTTGTCTTCACACGATGTACAGAATGAAATTCATATTGCCCATATAGCAAAGTTTTCACTGGATTTGTAACCATTTCTCTCAAATATATAGTGGACAGCATTGGAAGAATCCTTTGACGAATATATGATGGTTCCCAATGCTGATGAAAAACCAAGAAATCAACCAGCATTTCAGTTTTTGGGCTTTCCCATGATATAGAAGGGCCATCAGTTGCTGCAGAAAAATACAGAAGACTTCGTTAGTCAGATCAAGGTCTACATaatcaattaatgaaaaatcaagGCTTTGTTAACTGTCAAAAAACCTAAGGAATGTGCCCCAAAGTTCATGCATTTAATGCTAGCAGAAGTAAGATCATGTTTGGAAGTAaagtataatatttaaaatatcacaagAAATATTCCATAGCAATGAATTAACATCACTGCTGCTGACTACTACCAAACATACCAATAGTGTTTCCATGATTATCGCATAAATACATTTCAATGATTTTGTCATTTGGAAAACCTGACTCCATAGTAATCTTGTTGCAAACTTTAATCCACCAAATTTCAAGCTTCTTTTGCTCCTTCTTTCTTTGATTCTGCCATTAAATTAGATGAGCTGCTTTCAATGAGGACATGAGGGATAGAAGAAGCACATAACTCAAAACAGAGTGAAAAGATAGCGCAATGCAACTTATAGAATATGAAGTTTGAAGTATGGtagaatttattgataaaatataaagacaGAAACTGTCCATTTATTGATTTAACACATTATCCAGTTCTAATAAATAATGGAAACTACAGCGAAATTGTACCTTAATGCAATTGGAACAATTACATTTAAACCCTTCTGGCTTTTTAATGCAACCCTCACTATCACCATTGCAACAATATTCACAAGAAAACTTGGAATGAACTCTCTTACTGCCCGGATGCCCACAGAAGGAACAATGAGATATCGTGTTTGGTGAGCTTTCATCTAAATAGGGTACAACATCATCTACAGATTCAATGCCACTCTGATATTGTGGTATATCCCCATTGCCTATTTCATGTAAGCTACAAgagattttcatcttcaataGATACGATCATGAGCAGGGTACAAAATTCTCTATAGATTTAATACTACTCTTTTAACATTACAAATAATAAGAGAACTAATCTTCATCCAGATCAAAAGAATACCTATTTAATATCTCATCTTCACTGAAGTTTTGGACAAAACGGAGAGCTGTGTCAAGCCCAACCCCTTGTACACCATTTAAATCATGGTCATTCCCAACCAAAAGAGCTATGGCTATCAAGTGTTTCCTCTTCAGCCCCAGACCAGCTTCTATATCCAATATACAGTAGCATTCAAATGGTTCCTGCATACAATGAGATTTGCATGCTTACAAAGGAAAAGAACCAACCCAAAGGCAACTAAATGtataaagtaaagaaaaaaaattatggccAAACAACCAATCAAAGATTAAAGAGCTTCGTTTCTGTTCTCTACAGCATCTCTTCCAGAGTCTGCAAATGAGTCAGCTATGACACAACTTTTTTATTACTAAAGACAGACACTGAATAAAAACTTCACCACAAATAAAAATGTTTCTATAACTAGTAGATACAAGTGAAGGATAAAAACATGGTCGCATCAGCAGAATAAGCAAGGTAATGACTTACTCTTGAGTTGGGTTTGATGCACTTTATCACACATTTGGCCCCAAAGAGGAAGGCATCACTATCAGCTGTGATGCATGCATCTACATGACCTTCACTATTTAACTGGGCACATAGTCCTTCAGCCTCGCCTTTTGCTTTTAGTACAGGCATCCCGAATAGTTCGATCAGTTCCTATGTAGACAATTTGTTAATATGCATCCAAATTAGGTATTAAAGAAACATCATCATACTATTTTCCAATTTCTTTATATGGCCTAtttcaatatcttttttaattcttataagaaaataaaaacaaaatcaactgCATACACAATTTGGTGATAAACACAACTCAAAACACTTGATTGAACTGATATTAACAAGTTTCTCAGTCTTTATGCCATCACAGGCCTCTTCCAATTAAAGGATCATCATGcggtataaaaaaataataaaacacttAATCTTGAAATAATTTCTGGGCCAAAATATGCAACAGATACAAAAACtccaatgataaaaaaaaaattgatggcaataatggtaaaattatcAACTGACCACACACTCTTGAACACATTTCTGAAATGCCTGGTTCCTCTCTACAGAAATGCCTTCTTCAGTTAAGGGTAAACTCGAAGAATCTACACTAGAACGGAAAAACCTCATTATCCTCGCCCGGCTTTTCAAAGCCGACGGAGTTCCATCAACAACAAAGATTGGATAGGCTCCAAACTGTAAAATTACAAACTAAATCATTCTCATCACAGAAACCTAACAATTTACTAAAAGATTTTATGATCAAAGCCTAAAAAATTGCTAAAGGAGTTCTGTAAGACCTTGGCGAAGAGATTGATTGTACGGAAGAAGGTGAGTCTGAGATGGGGTTTACGAGCATGATTTTTAATAGCGGTCTCGTGTTGTACAATCCAGTAAGAGAGATCCACTGCAACCCGTTTGTCTCTCAAGAAATCGAAACCTTCCCTTCTGGCGTAGGGTTTTAGCAATTCCCAGAATTTGGCTCCCACACCCATCAATTTTTATTTGGGTTTCAACATCATTcaagaaagaaacaaatataaattaccGTTATGATTTGAAATACATGAGACGTGTGGGGTTTTATAGAGTAAAGGGCATTGACGAATAGGATTTACGCCATTTTCAAGAACCGCAATCGATCTGAGTAAATGCAAAATGACAATCATTTCCTACTCAAATTACAAAACGATGACTGGCTGCGGACTACCAACCCTTTTTCAGCAACATAAGTGGACCTCCATAAACAAACGGTCCGTTAAAGCCCACTTGCTTTCTGTTAttgggtttttttaattttagaacaAGCCCACTTACTCATAATTTGGGGTGGCACGTTCGAGTTCAAAAGGATGGGTGCCTGAGTTCGAATCATGAGCAAAAGTGTTGAACTTGCAAGGCAGCACCAACACCCTTAAAATGGCTGGAATTGTAGTTCACGGTGAAGATTGAACTGAAAAGCTTAAATCCGAGTAAAACACTAGAGTTTTCATTGATCCAGAACTAGAAAGTTCACAGCGGAAATGGTCTCTCATACGCGCTTGATGTGAACGGCTGCAATGGTTTTATCATACAGCTTCGGATTTTGCTGGTGCTTACCGAATACTAGCCCAAACAGTACAACATCGGATCCCTCATCTTAACGGGCTCCACGTATCTATGAACTTAGATATTTGCACGTGCAATTTGTAATTACACATGGCCATACGTGCACCTGTCCATGCCCATTCAACTATATTTGACTGAAGCCAAGCCAAGCAATCTCTTAATATTTCTCCATCGTATCTTGCTTGGCTGATTGCGCTGAAAGGCGTTCCATAATAGGCCACTTTTGTGTCCTTTGACGCGTACAACAATATCAAGGAGAGATCCTCTGCATTCAATCATGTTGCTGTTAAAATTCGACCCCATGATTAGAAGCGAGGTGAGACCCTGTCATCTTGGTATCATAGTGTGATATATTGTCAATACGTAGTGCATTTGTGAgttgatttataataaaataatatatttaaatatataataatatatcatataatttttttatataaattagatatataattttattatttataataccataatttaatagtttgatttatattatctatttgaaaagtaattttgattttaaacttactctaattttgattttccgtacctaaaaatttgtcaaatcagTGTTACAGTCTACTGTTTAAGTACGGATATAAAACGCACCGCAAGATAAACAAGAGCGAGAAGTGAAGTGAGTCATTGAATGAGCTTTAATTTTTCGAGGGAACAGATCACGAGATCATCGTTTTTAATACGCTCGCTCGTGGCTCCAGGGAACCCAGTTGCACTCAATTGACACCGAGTCACGGCACAGACTGACAGTGATCAAGCCATTTCAGAACAACAGCTTTACATCTGATTGGATTACGATTTTTTTATGAGTCAACGTGTGTCAACAAATACAGTCAGAGACTCCAGCTCCCTTTCTCAAGCAACAACAGgctttataatatttaattagaacCATCGGCGCTTCTACATATTTAGTCGTTTTcctattcttatttttttactaCAACCAGAGCGCCATTGCCCTCTTCACTGGCATGAGCTTCTTACCTGGAGATCTTCACACCCAGAAGCTACCTccctatttcttttctttctcatgTTTATCTTCTTCTCATCCCTTTAAATTTGTACCCCACTTTGCTGTACTTCACTTCTAAACGTCTGTTTCATTCTTTAAATCTTTTTGCTGCAATATTGTCTCAGTATCATGTCGTCTTCAAGgacttcatcatcttcttcttattATGAAAACTCGGAGCTAAGAAAGCAGTTTTCATTAGAGCGTAGACCTCAAATGCTTAAAGATTTCCTTGTAGATGATTCGTATTCATGCTCTTCAGGCAGGATCAAATCATTTCCCAGGCGAGTTGAAGATTGCACTATGCGAAATCTCATCCAAATCGATCTCAATGCAGCGAGAAATGATCATTCATATCCAAGCAACACGAAGAGATTATTAAGAAGCCGATCGAAAGCAGCAGCCTCAATGACAGTCTTCGTGTTTCAAGCCATTATTAACACCGTAAAAAACATTCAATTCAACGCTGTTAAGTCTCCTTCAATTTTACCGAGAAGCCTTTCTCGCAGGTTGTCAAGAAAGCATAACACACAACAAAACAAGAGAAGCGAGAACAAAGAAAGTGAAACCAAAATGACTGTTAGAATCAAAGATATCATACGGTGGAAATCATTCCGGGACTTGGCGGAGGAACCATCGGATCTTGCTTACTCTCTTGATCGTCATCACCACTGCGCCACAACAGCAACAAATGGATCTACCAATAGCTCTTGCAGTAACAGTAACTGGTCTAGTTGGTGTGACAGTGATTTTACGGCGGAGGATTTACCCTCTTGGGGAACCAACTCAGAAGATTATTTACCAGGTGTCGGTAGCGATTGCATGAAAGCGACAAAACAGGCCACGGCTAATATTGCGATGGGGCCAAAGGTGagcaataattaattatacgcaatctatataatataattcccTGTCTGCTGTTGAGGGTCGTAGATGGCTTATTTTATAAGTCGATATTGTCAGGTAGTGAGATTTGGTCTCTAGTGTACGGTACTTAAATTATACA
This sequence is a window from Mangifera indica cultivar Alphonso chromosome 5, CATAS_Mindica_2.1, whole genome shotgun sequence. Protein-coding genes within it:
- the LOC123217706 gene encoding ribosomal RNA small subunit methyltransferase, chloroplastic isoform X2; amino-acid sequence: MAISFLFPNPPLTNRHKSTLPAAYSGTCGAKKRAACIVCARSQDDYHATLKALNSKGRFPRKSLGQHYMLNSEINDQLVGAANIQEGDLVLEIGPGTGSLTNVLINAGATVLAIEKDPHMVGLVTERFASTERFKVLQENFVKCHIRSHMLSLLESRESSNANAAYAKEETAMRLVKPSLRTSEYRPINIFVNFYSEPAYKFKVPRTSFFPQPNVDAAIVKFKLKQATDYPSVASTKSFFSMVNSAFNGKRKMLRKSLQHLCTSLVIEKALGDVGLPPTSRPEELTLDDFVRLHNLIVEVA
- the LOC123217706 gene encoding ribosomal RNA small subunit methyltransferase, chloroplastic isoform X1, with amino-acid sequence MAISFLFPNPPLTNRHKSTLPAAYSGTCGAKKRAACIVCARSQDDYHATLKALNSKGRFPRKSLGQHYMLNSEINDQLVGAANIQEGDLVLEIGPGTGSLTNVLINAGATVLAIEKDPHMVGLVTERFASTERFKVLQENFVKCHIRSHMLSLLESRESSNANAAYAKVVANIPFNISTDVIKQLLPMGDIFSEVVLLLQEETAMRLVKPSLRTSEYRPINIFVNFYSEPAYKFKVPRTSFFPQPNVDAAIVKFKLKQATDYPSVASTKSFFSMVNSAFNGKRKMLRKSLQHLCTSLVIEKALGDVGLPPTSRPEELTLDDFVRLHNLIVEVA
- the LOC123216569 gene encoding two-component response regulator ARR2-like isoform X2 — its product is MNSKEAITVDSSGSDILLPEIVGVLLVDSDSLCLTILSKMLLKYGYKVFTAKRATDGLCIIREREGELNLVLAEAHLPDMDKYELLETVGEMSKLPVVSCLFKGAAFYLVKPVTMNDIRNLWQFTFMKKTDRTMASEELSSISSEHDTESQIISKRARREEQKEMEKDVDNSSVLKKPKLIWTEELHNRFLQAIRVLGIDGAHPKKILQYMNVPGLRKENISSHLQKYRLALKRKQDLKNTMNMDYDESNLAAFNLSTMDLQGDSYQVQEMQSLTSFQPKFGSYNYEPKDVSGCLSMPFLGNTHSFNHVGPNCKHGQQTLSNNLVDSTYPCSGFAGKSADFQPMEDSNGEDIFMALSDFLDPGFES
- the LOC123216569 gene encoding two-component response regulator ARR2-like isoform X1, which gives rise to MNSKEAITVDSSGSDILLPEIVGVLLVDSDSLCLTILSKMLLKYGYKVFTAKRATDGLCIIREREGELNLVLAEAHLPDMDKYELLETVGEMSKLPVVIMSADDKENDMLGCLFKGAAFYLVKPVTMNDIRNLWQFTFMKKTDRTMASEELSSISSEHDTESQIISKRARREEQKEMEKDVDNSSVLKKPKLIWTEELHNRFLQAIRVLGIDGAHPKKILQYMNVPGLRKENISSHLQKYRLALKRKQDLKNTMNMDYDESNLAAFNLSTMDLQGDSYQVQEMQSLTSFQPKFGSYNYEPKDVSGCLSMPFLGNTHSFNHVGPNCKHGQQTLSNNLVDSTYPCSGFAGKSADFQPMEDSNGEDIFMALSDFLDPGFES
- the LOC123216568 gene encoding flap endonuclease GEN-like 1 isoform X1, with the protein product MGVGAKFWELLKPYARREGFDFLRDKRVAVDLSYWIVQHETAIKNHARKPHLRLTFFRTINLFAKFGAYPIFVVDGTPSALKSRARIMRFFRSSVDSSSLPLTEEGISVERNQAFQKCVQECVELIELFGMPVLKAKGEAEGLCAQLNSEGHVDACITADSDAFLFGAKCVIKCIKPNSREPFECYCILDIEAGLGLKRKHLIAIALLVGNDHDLNGVQGVGLDTALRFVQNFSEDEILNSLHEIGNGDIPQYQSGIESVDDVVPYLDESSPNTISHCSFCGHPGSKRVHSKFSCEYCCNGDSEGCIKKPEGFKCNCSNCIKNQRKKEQKKLEIWWIKVCNKITMESGFPNDKIIEMYLCDNHGNTIATDGPSISWESPKTEMLVDFLVFHQHWEPSYIRQRILPMLSTIYLREMVTNPVKTLLYGQYEFHSVHRVKTRYGHQSYVVKWKKAACAMGNAMYAVSVEDSELHQECIEVNEFIDLLDESNSPQIYVDDGCWFLLTDENMDLVHSAFPKQVNTFLREKELKGLKRKEDSRLGSEGSSKRVESPHPKGVQLSITDFYRSTKVQLQANSGEDLTKNSHSQSDQTFKGKRKQSSPNLSKSARRRLLFN
- the LOC123216568 gene encoding flap endonuclease GEN-like 1 isoform X2, whose amino-acid sequence is MGVGAKFWELLKPYARREGFDFLRDKRVAVDLSYWIVQHETAIKNHARKPHLRLTFFRTINLFAKFGAYPIFVVDGTPSALKSRARIMRFFRSSVDSSSLPLTEEGISVERNQAFQKCVQECVELIELFGMPVLKAKGEAEGLCAQLNSEGHVDACITADSDAFLFGAKCVIKCIKPNSREPFECYCILDIEAGLGLKRKHLIAIALLVGNDHDLNGVQGVGLDTALRFVQNFSEDEILNSLHEIGNGDIPQYQSGIESVDDVVPYLDESSPNTISHCSFCGHPGSKRVHSKFSCEYCCNGDSEGCIKKPEGFKCNCSNCIKNQRKKEQKKLEIWWIKVCNKITMESATDGPSISWESPKTEMLVDFLVFHQHWEPSYIRQRILPMLSTIYLREMVTNPVKTLLYGQYEFHSVHRVKTRYGHQSYVVKWKKAACAMGNAMYAVSVEDSELHQECIEVNEFIDLLDESNSPQIYVDDGCWFLLTDENMDLVHSAFPKQVNTFLREKELKGLKRKEDSRLGSEGSSKRVESPHPKGVQLSITDFYRSTKVQLQANSGEDLTKNSHSQSDQTFKGKRKQSSPNLSKSARRRLLFN